A region of the Cucurbita pepo subsp. pepo cultivar mu-cu-16 chromosome LG14, ASM280686v2, whole genome shotgun sequence genome:
cctccccaaccaatgtgagattgtggttcccaaccaatgtaggttCTCACAAAgagaatgagtgtcagcgaggatgctaaaCTTCAAAGGGAATAGATTATGAGAaagaacaccaaaaaaaaaaaaaaaaaaaaaaaaaaaaaaaaaaaaaaNCAGTAGACTTAAACTTAGATTGTTACgttaaattttgagtgtcgTGCGAGGAGATTAAGTTCAAGATAGCTACTCGTTGAGGTAGTAAGTGAATAATTTANGACTTAAACTTAGATTGTTAcattaaattttgagtgttGTGCGAGGAGATTAGGTTCAAGATAGCTACTCGTTGAGGTAGTAAGTGAATAATTTAGTGCCAACGTGGGTATCCACATGGATGCATGGAGTATCACAAGGACCCAAGATGTCGTTATGTTGGCCGGCGTAAATTATTCCAACCACTTTCGCTTGCTTCCCCGGCATCACCACGTTGGATGCACCCGCCTTTTTAGCTAAATCAGTGAAGCAGAGAAGAACCACGTTCCCACTTATGTGGATATTACTTCCCAAAAGCCCTGCACATCTGCCCtccaaaataatcaaaatccCCACCAAAAATCTAACAAAATAATCCAAATTAAACCATAACAAGCTCTTAAAAACCTTCCGTCCATAGCCAACAGCATCCCGACAATGTCCTTTTTCAAGAACGTTTGCCCCTATCATAAAGTCAAACCCAATAATTATATGACCCAATTGAAATATGAACTTAATTAATTGGTCGGACGAAGTCATTACCAAATAAGTGGCGTTATCTCCGAGAGTAGTAATAGAAGCAAGAAAGGCTCTATCGATAGTACTTGCAGCCACAGTAAAAAGCCACGGTGCGACGTTTTCCACGGTCTGTTGAATTGAGCCTTCATTCCCGCCCGCACACACGACAGAAATCCCCTTCGCAATGGCATGAAACGACCCAACAGCGACGGGGTTCAATTCATTGACATCCGAAAACAGAGGAATTGATTTGCCAATTGACATAGACAGCACATCCACACCGTCGTGAATGGCCTCATCTATGCCCTTCAATATGTCCGCCCCTGACCCTAATCGGCTATCACTCCACAGGACTTTGTATATGGCTAACCGTGCCAATGGTGCGCCACCTCTCAACGTGCCGCGCCCATTGCCAAATAAGCTGACGTTTCTTACAAATGCACCCCCGGCTGTGCTGGCTGTGTGGGTTCCATGTCCTTGGTTGTCTCGTGCAGATAAGTAATCCATGAATACCGCCTCCTCCCCATGGTCGGCTACTAAGGCACTGGCGAACCAACGCGCTCCGATCACCTTTTTGTTGCAATGTGAGGAATTGAAGTCTTCCCCTGATTCGCAAATGCCTTTCCATCGTGATGGTATTGGCCCCATTCCTTTGTCATTGAATGACTCCGATTCCGGCCAAAAACCTATTCGGGTGAAGCATAaataaagtagacaatatcatactattgtggataCGAGTGATTCctcaaagaaacaagaaagaagaagaatattaTTATGGGATGGGCCTAAAAATATACCTGTATCAATGACACCTATGATGACATTGTCGCCCATTTTCGCTCGATGGAGAAGGTTCGAGGACGCAGATGGGGAAGATGAGAGGCCGAGAAAATCCCAACTTCTTGTTGTACGCATTTTGTATAAGGGACTTGGAAAAACTCGAGCCACTATTGGCATTCCTGTTCTTCCGTTTGGAGTTCACGATAACATGATTATAGttagttaaattacaagtttagttcATTCAACTTCTAGATTTGTGTCGTATTTGTAAGCTAATAAACTTAAACGTGACTTAATAGAAAAAGTTACTATGGATAACTTTAATAGAATTGTTAGTAGACTTACTGTTAGTAATTATCGGTAGAATTGGTAGTACATTATTAATAGTAATTGACAAATTATGAGCCACTTTAGTGTTTTAATGAGAAAGATTGCTCGTggttattaatttgaaccgaagagaaagtttaaaaagggtaaaaagataattaatattatgtttttttcctaacaacaaagagaattaaaaagctaggtttatatatattttgttataaacGGTCTCTCCTTCTAgttgtttctttatttatttacttgtcTTGACATATTTCGAACGTGGGTCATATCCAACGGTACTTACGTGCTAGCTTTTGGGCCTGAGAGTTGGTGAGCTTGGCGGCAAATCCAGAAAAACCATGTCTATAACTATACACTATAGATTCCAACGACTTCTCCTTGCTTCATGATCAAGATCAGAATAAACACATATAATTTCTCGAACCAAAATCAactccaaaaaagaaaataatacaaaacGGAACGAGATTACCTTCCCAAAACACTTTCCAATAATTCATGGTGAGAATCTGTTGTCAACTTAACATCATCGTACGGCCTTTCTCCCAAATAAACAATATGAACCTAAAGAAATAGTCAAATTCTTAAAAGCTTTTGATTTCATCCACCATGTaaagtaaaacaaaagagTTTGAATGATACCTTGGAATTTTGATCATCAGCTTCAGCCATGGCTGAAAACACACCATAAATTGTCACGACAGCGACAACAAGCATGAAAGAAGGAGCTTGGTTGTTCTCCATTGTTGTCTCTCGTTGAGCTTTCTCAGACACCTCTCAAATGCATCAAAGTGGAAAGAAATAGAAGACGATTGGCTGTGGGAAATGGCTACAAACATTCCTGCTTTTATAGAAAAAGTTGATGGAAATGGAGCGCCTTTAACGTAAAAGTGAGTATCGTCTTTAtaagtccactactagcacatgttgtcttctttgagctatCCCTTTCGGACtatccctcaagatttttggAGCCACACCCTTtaaagaaatgctttgtttccctctcctatgtgtgatctcacaatccacctccttaaGGGGAGGGTCAGTGTCCTGGCTAACACACTACCCGTTGTCTagctttaatatcatttatcaaTTTATGCGTATTAAGATAACTTCTTAAGATAAATAATGCTCCAATATTTATCggtactttatttttttttaaaaaataccttttaatttttaaaagggtTTAAAAATGCTTAATTTGTCTggagtttcaataatatctttgaacttttttccgttaaactttattataaaattaactaaaaattattttaaaaataaaatataaaatttaaaagtatttttattattttaatttaaagaattaaatataattatttgaaaataaaataaaataattatccaacaaatattaataatctaATCTAGAATCTAGGTAGTGTTTTTGTAGGGACCCGTTCAATCATTATTCTCCTCGACAGAAACCtaggaaaatatattatataaatattttgtataaaaaaaataaattaaaaattaaaaaaaaaatcccaaattaaaataaaattttaNtgaaaaatatgaaaaatattaaattcacaattaatttcattgaacatatttttagaattatatGATTGAATTATTTCGGATTTTTCGCTCTTTATTTCCATAATTcgaaaacattttaaaaaaggtgaaaaataagaaaataaacttaaatgaaaagttaataaataattttgatttacgAACAAAAGTGATTTGTAAAGAACGAGGATGAATGTATATGGGGACGAGCACTAACCCTTGTCGGTCAGTCAGTGATCTTTATGAAAAGACGTAGGactaagatatttttttttcgtggTCAATAACATGTTTTAATCCACTCGAAATATTCTCTTTTTGAGTAAAAAAGTTAGGATACGtccaactttaaattttaatttataatggatatttcaataaattgaatttaatatcagtgaaatttagtaatttataTAAGTATAATAActcaagtttatttcttttctattttttagaaatttaatttatccgattaaacataaaattttatttctctacGAATAAAACAGTCCAATaaatcaaaaaaaattataaatcctAAAGACGAAAGGAACCCGTCCCACTTTAATAGAGAAAAACTTTATCTTTAAAAACATGTACGTTACAtcttattataaagtttttattttttttttttaatgttttaattaaaaaaaacaaaaaaaaaaaaaactcaaccaCACCTTTCTTATCTACAAATGTTAAATTTGAcaataaaagacaaaataattaGTAAACCCAACACAACGtgtctctaaaatttaaataatttttaaaaaagtctgttcattaataactaaaatttcataaattttaaatattattattatatatattaaaaaaccTAATTATTGAGTGTGAAAAGTCATGAATGCCATTGGATTACCCAAAAATAATGCAaccaatattattttcatttgtgttttttgttttattatcctaaactaaattcaataaataaatatttttaccttttcttttaatttaataacttaataaaaataacttcaatttttaataatacctttaaattagtttaagctaatttaaaaaatactatgaactattaaaagtttcatagtattatattaaagataaaaggtattaatattattatagataatgatattattattattatggataaaaatattaatattgtcttgaaaaatgttaataaacTTTAGCAACGAAGAAAATTAACGTtctcaaaagtttcattaatatccttacaattttttaaaaaatttaaaaacattttaaatctttttagaaattttgaacaaggcctttaatttaaaaaaatgttaaaaaaaatacgtCTTTAATAccacatttcaaaaatacatttaaactttcaaaagtaacaTTCAAAAGTTCGGAGAAATTTATGAGACATCAAtagacgtttttttttttttttttttttttttttttttttttttttttttttNTAGAGGTAAATggtgttaattttatttttaaaattttatggatattttttaacatagTATTAACcgtaaagatattttttaaatttgaggatattaatgaaatttttaaagttgaaagctattttttaaacaaaatattaacggtCTTGAATTatggatttatttttaaggtgGGACCCACTTAAATTGAAAGTCCGTGTTGACAAATCTTCACTCCAAGCAAAGGGCTCGACATACGGTACCGAATAGAAACAATTAACCTTAGTCATACGGTACCAAATAGAAACAATTAACCTTAGTCCAAAGGAGCGACAAAccttaaaaatacatttttttttcgtcAAGTCAAATCATCACTTATATGACGTgtatgatatttatattaaatgtggtaaaaaaaatttgattactcgaaaaacttaattaatctaatctaatctaatcctactctaaattttacctatttaatctacGGTCATTACTATACTTTAAATGCGGAATTTACCTTAAATGGCTCTTATCGACATAAGTTTgccttttattacctcatGAATAACAaatacaagggaaagaaaggaaaaagaacaacGCTGAAACAAATGTCTTATACTACCCTATGAGTTATTATGCgattacaattcaacctatactaatgatgcaaacGGGAATTCAACCTAAACTAATCTATATTATGATgcaaatgaaatgtaacctatactaacctatactacgAAATGAAaacaactatcctatgcatgtgtcacgATTCCAGGATGTGCGATTCTGCCGTCGATCTCACATaggtgtcttgcctttatctgaaaaatatagtagcatgaggcttgagtatttctagaatgatcagtaagtgacccccgatcggggttatgcaacaatcacatgcaaatgagatgatgggacctatcttttaaTCTGTTTTCCTACGGTgttgtcctaacgggtaatttggacgtgtaccatatactctacacataGCCCAtatgtgcgagtatgggctcacattggttggggaggagaacaaaccaccatttataagggtgtggaaaccttcccccagcagacatgttttaaagacttgaggagaagcctgaaagggaaaagcccaaagaggacaatatttgctagtggtgaatCTTGgacattacaaatggtatcagagccggacaccggacgatgtgccagccttctcgctattccccgaaggggggtagacacgaggcagtgtgccagtaaggatgctgggccccagaggagagtggatttgggggcggtcccacatcgattggaggaaggaaagagtgccagcgaggacgctaggccccaaagggaggtggattgtgatgtcccacattggttggagaggagaacaaaccaccgtttataagggtgtggaaaccttccccagcaaaagcgttttaaaagtttgaggggaagcccgaaagggaaaagccCACAGAGGAACAATATTTGATAGCTGTGGATCTGTACCGTTacaaatccaatccaatccaatccaaccagTACAatattgggttgggttataaattttacatCAATATACAAGTTGCTTCATTTTAATACGACAATCGACCTATATATTTCCCGAATCGACCTACGTCCCAATTTCCAACCTCTAACAATAATCGCCAAATGCCAAAAACGAAAACTAACCTTCTTCAATTTGGCAAGCAAGGAAACAAATTAGAGAAAATTcacccaaagaaaaaaaaaaagttaccttatataaatttattcttatACTTTACTTTCACATTGTCAACTCGACTTTAAACCGTGTGATTGTGACCAAAAATGGTATgacattcaattttttttcatacagATAGTCATTCTTACGTGTTTAATGCTATGCAAAATTCCATTAACCTATACTCGTATGGTTTGgattgaattatgaattatttggATTCGATCGAGTTAATTTTATAACTGGTTGACAAATTCGGAAATGAAAAACTCCGACGAGCTTCCGGCCAACAGAGGCTCTCCATTCCGATCAGTCCCAAAACGCTTCATCTTCCTCATCCTATTCTTATCCGTCACTTACATTGCTTACATTCTCAAAGTCCTCTACTCCGGCGAGCCCTGCCCCGACGGCGACGAACCCATCACAGTCAACAACCAAAAAATCACCGTCCCTTCAATTTCATCAGAACCCTTTATCAGAAATCAAACGATCCCCAATTTCCCACAAAAACCCCATTCCCAAACGGAAATCCAAGACATAGTGTTCGGAATCGCCGCATCGGCAAAGCTATGGCAGAGCAGAAAAGAGTACATAAAGCTCTGGTTCGACCCAACAAAAATGAGGGCCGTCGTCTGGTTGGATGAGCTGGTGGCGACGAAGGCAGAGGAGGCAGAGCTCCTCCCGCCGGTGGTGGTGTCGGAAGACACAGAAAGATTCGCATACCGGAATAAACAGGGGGAGCGGTCGGCGATAAGGATATCGAGGATAGTGGCGGAGACGGTGCGTTTAGGGGCGGAGAATGTGAGGTGGGTGGTGATGGGGGACGACGACACGGTGTTTGTGGCGGAGAATCTGGTGAGGGTTTTAAGGAAATACGATCATAATGGGTTTTATTACATCGGAAGCTCATCGGAGAGCCATTTACAGAACATGAAATTTTCGTACGGAATGGCGTACGGCGGCGGAGGATTCGCAATTAGTTATCCATTAGCGAAGGAAATCGAGAAAATGCAGGATGGGTGTTTAGAGAGATACCCGGAGCTTTATGGCTCCGATGATCGGATTCAGGCGTGTATGGCGGAGCTCGGCGTACCACTCACAAAGGAACC
Encoded here:
- the LOC111810316 gene encoding subtilisin-like protease SBT3.7, with protein sequence MENNQAPSFMLVVAVVTIYGVFSAMAEADDQNSKVHIVYLGERPYDDVKLTTDSHHELLESVLGSKEKSLESIVYSYRHGFSGFAAKLTNSQAQKLARMPIVARVFPSPLYKMRTTRSWDFLGLSSSPSASSNLLHRAKMGDNVIIGVIDTGFWPESESFNDKGMGPIPSRWKGICESGEDFNSSHCNKKVIGARWFASALVADHGEEAVFMDYLSARDNQGHGTHTASTAGGAFVRNVSLFGNGRGTLRGGAPLARLAIYKVLWSDSRLGSGADILKGIDEAIHDGVDVLSMSIGKSIPLFSDVNELNPVAVGSFHAIAKGISVVCAGGNEGSIQQTVENVAPWLFTVAASTIDRAFLASITTLGDNATYLGQTFLKKDIVGMLLAMDGRCAGLLGSNIHISGNVVLLCFTDLAKKAGASNVVMPGKQAKVVGIIYAGQHNDILGPCDTPCIHVDTHVGTKLFTYYLNDEKAFIRLRATRTITGKPISSRIAYFSSRGPNSISPGILKPDIAAPGSNIIAAVPPNHKGSDKGFAAMSGTSMAAPHISGIVALIKSLRPTWSPAAIKSALITTARVEDPSGLPIFAEGSPPKVADPFDYGGGVVDANAAVDPGLIYDLGATDYIYYYLCSMGYTEAEISHLSQQKTVCPSKRASVLDLNLPTITVPALTNSTTVTRTVTNVGNLTAVYKAVIKAPPGSKVRVKPRVLAFNSNVKKISFKVKFSSSLQRNYGYSFGSLTWTDGVHLVKSPLSVRFDFF
- the LOC111810541 gene encoding uncharacterized protein LOC111810541; its protein translation is MKNSDELPANRGSPFRSVPKRFIFLILFLSVTYIAYILKVLYSGEPCPDGDEPITVNNQKITVPSISSEPFIRNQTIPNFPQKPHSQTEIQDIVFGIAASAKLWQSRKEYIKLWFDPTKMRAVVWLDELVATKAEEAELLPPVVVSEDTERFAYRNKQGERSAIRISRIVAETVRLGAENVRWVVMGDDDTVFVAENLVRVLRKYDHNGFYYIGSSSESHLQNMKFSYGMAYGGGGFAISYPLAKEIEKMQDGCLERYPELYGSDDRIQACMAELGVPLTKEPGFHQYDIYGSLFGLLAAHPVTPLVSLHHLDIVEPIFPAVTRLEALRRLLVPMRLDSAALMQQSICYDRARGWTVSVSWGFAVQIFRGIFPAREIELPIRTFLNWYRRADYSAYTFNSRPVVRNPCQKPFIFYFSDADFNSSAGVTVTEYSTERSPHPFCKWNMADPGELHMVVVVKKPDPTLWEHAPRRKCCRVMGMDKEGVLGVDVGTCREGEISN